Within the Gemmatimonadaceae bacterium genome, the region GTCACGTTGCCGTTGGCGATCAGCGTCGCCGCCTGTGTCCGTGAAAGTCTCGCACGCGAGGCCACAAGCAGATCGAGGCGGGCGTTTCCGTCCGCCTCGACACTGATCTCGTGCCGCTCGCCGGCGCTCAGATCTCCCCGCTCCCCGGGGAGGCAGGCGCGGCGGCGATGCCCGAGACTGACGTGCCGTCGCCGTCAGATGGAGCGGCGGGACGCGGTCCGGCCGCATTCTCCTCTCCCCACAGCACCCAGGCCAGCAGGAAGGCACCGACGCTCACCGCCATGTCGGCGACGTTGAATGTCGGCCAGCGCGCGTCGCCGATGCCGACGTCTATGAAGTCCACCACTCCATGCGCCGACCTGATGCGATCGATGAGGTTCCCGATCGCGCCGCCGCAGACGAGCGAGATCGCCAGCGTACGCAGCAGGTCGCCGTCACGCGTCGCACGGTAAAGACGGCCGAGGATGAACAGCGCGCCGATCGTCAATACCATGAATATCCACCTCGAGTATTCGCCGAGGTGAAGCCCGAAGGCCGCGCCCGGATTGTACACGAGAGTGAAACGCACGGCATCGCCGATGAGCTCGTGGGGAATACGCTGGGGAACGAGCGCATGGACGGCGATGGCCTTGGTGATGACGTCGGCGACGACGATCACCACCAGCGCCGCCCAGAAAAGGGGCGTGTTAGCCCTGCCTCTTTGCATCTTCCTCACGCTGCTTGCAGTCGATGCAGAAACGGGCGTGCGGCAGAGCGTCGAGCCGCTCGTACGCGATGTCCTGCCCGCAGTTGTGGCACTTGCCGAACGTCTCCGGCGACCGGTACAGCCGGCGCAACGCTTCGTCGAGATGCCAGAGGAAGCGTCCCTCCTGGCTGGCGAAAAGAAACGCCTTTTCGCGCTCCATCGCGTCGGTGCCCTGATCCGCCATGTGAAACGAATAGGCGCTCAGGTCGCCGTCGGCGCCCTGAGGTGTCGAGCCGAAGGCCTCGTCGTAATGACCGAGCTCCTTCAGCACGCGCTGGCGCTCTTCGAGCAGACGCTTCTCGAAATGATCGAGTGTCCTCTTGTTCATCGGCTTCTGCTTCCTGGCGGCGGTTGTGGTTGCCATCTACACTGCCCTCTCTAATGCGATGCTTGCCGGGTGACCATCAATGTCAACCGATTGCGCCGCGTTGAATTTCCGCGCGTCGTCACCCACCGTGATCTCGCGTGCCAGCACCTCCTCGGCGATGCGCGACTCATGTGCGCGAACCGCCTCTTCCAGCTCCGCGGAGCCCTTCACGGCAAGTACGATCCTGTCGCTCACCGCCAGTCCCGCATCCTTCCGCATTCTCTGAATCCGGCTCACGACCTCGCGGGCCAGTCCTTCGGCCCGGAGCTCGGGCGTCACCACCGGATCGATAGCCGCAAAGTACCCCGAAGCTTCCTTTACGATCATGTCGCCCGATGCCCGGCGGACGATCGTGAGGTCTTCGGCATCCAGAACGCGCGATTCGTTGCCAACCGAGATGGCGAGCGGCTCGCCCCTCTCGAAGGCCATCAGAGCGTCGCTTGCCAGGGCAGCGACCGCGCTGGCGGCCAGCGGCGTCTCTTTTCCGAACTTCTTGCCCAGAGTCCTGAAGTTCGCCTTCGCCTCCAGCGTAACCAGCTCGTCGGCGGACGACAGGAAGCTAACCTGTTT harbors:
- the lspA gene encoding signal peptidase II, which produces MQRGRANTPLFWAALVVIVVADVITKAIAVHALVPQRIPHELIGDAVRFTLVYNPGAAFGLHLGEYSRWIFMVLTIGALFILGRLYRATRDGDLLRTLAISLVCGGAIGNLIDRIRSAHGVVDFIDVGIGDARWPTFNVADMAVSVGAFLLAWVLWGEENAAGPRPAAPSDGDGTSVSGIAAAPASPGSGEI
- a CDS encoding TraR/DksA C4-type zinc finger protein; this encodes MATTTAARKQKPMNKRTLDHFEKRLLEERQRVLKELGHYDEAFGSTPQGADGDLSAYSFHMADQGTDAMEREKAFLFASQEGRFLWHLDEALRRLYRSPETFGKCHNCGQDIAYERLDALPHARFCIDCKQREEDAKRQG